One window from the genome of Serinibacter salmoneus encodes:
- a CDS encoding Rv3235 family protein → MSALPVPDADARSHRPAPPPPLQLRPAGGGSAPLAPAPRRHQEPPDPRVWAGSLVRLVAEVITGNRDAAHLRRWVEPEVYEGLARRGGLYVRLHGRPARRTHARPLSVHLTRTPRGDYHLCAVVDDGRRVRALSGRFHLLGHRWEAVELDVG, encoded by the coding sequence ATGTCCGCGCTCCCAGTACCCGACGCCGACGCCCGCTCCCACCGCCCGGCGCCGCCACCACCGCTTCAGTTGCGTCCAGCCGGAGGCGGGAGTGCTCCCCTGGCGCCGGCCCCGCGCAGACACCAGGAGCCCCCCGACCCGCGGGTGTGGGCCGGGTCGCTGGTACGACTGGTCGCCGAGGTCATCACCGGAAACCGGGACGCGGCACACCTGCGGCGCTGGGTCGAGCCGGAGGTGTACGAGGGTCTCGCCCGCCGCGGCGGCCTCTACGTACGGCTGCATGGTCGACCGGCACGCCGGACCCATGCCCGCCCGCTCTCCGTCCACCTCACCCGGACCCCGCGCGGCGACTACCACCTGTGTGCCGTGGTCGACGACGGTCGGCGGGTCCGGGCACTGTCCGGTCGGTTCCACCTCCTCGGCCACCGGTGGGAAGCGGTGGAACTGGACGTGGGGTGA